The following proteins are encoded in a genomic region of Acidimicrobiales bacterium:
- a CDS encoding GNAT family N-acetyltransferase has protein sequence MSTPAIRKADRADVAALAGALARAFDDDPVMAWLFPDPSRRRLTLPRFFSAHLTKMVLPHGEVYTTGDVAGGALWEPPGKWRLGVRGQLRMLPDFIRLFGTRLALASRGLNLVEASHPQELHWYLAVLGTDPVHQGQGVGSTLMTPILEHCDQKGMPAYLESSKEANIAFYSRHGFKVTGEIRLPGGPLVWPMWRPAA, from the coding sequence GTGAGCACGCCGGCTATCAGGAAAGCGGACCGTGCGGACGTGGCGGCGCTGGCCGGCGCCCTGGCCCGCGCCTTCGATGACGATCCTGTCATGGCCTGGCTCTTCCCCGACCCGTCCAGGCGGAGGCTGACCCTGCCCCGGTTCTTCTCCGCCCACCTGACCAAGATGGTGCTGCCTCACGGGGAGGTGTACACGACCGGCGACGTGGCGGGAGGGGCCCTGTGGGAGCCGCCCGGCAAGTGGCGCCTCGGGGTGCGTGGCCAGCTGCGAATGCTGCCCGACTTCATCCGCCTGTTCGGAACTCGCCTCGCCCTCGCCTCACGGGGGCTCAACCTCGTCGAGGCCAGCCACCCCCAGGAGCTGCACTGGTACCTGGCCGTGCTGGGCACAGACCCCGTCCACCAGGGGCAGGGGGTCGGCTCCACCTTGATGACCCCGATCCTCGAGCACTGCGACCAGAAGGGGATGCCCGCCTATCTGGAGTCGTCCAAGGAGGCCAACATCGCCTTCTACAGCCGTCACGGCTTCAAGGTGACCGGGGAGATCCGGCTACCCGGCGGGCCCCTGGTGTGGCCGATGTGGCGCCCGGCCGCCTGA
- a CDS encoding PspA/IM30 family protein, translating to MANLITRWGRYWSARLNSRFNEKADPKIQLEQAIGDAQQQHRRLTEQAANVIANQKQTEMRLNRSMEELGKINNSARQAVLMADDATKKGDTARAGELTQAAQAFANRLVATEREVDSLKTLHLQSAQAAEQAKQAVVQNSAALQTKLTERQKLLSQLDQAKMQEQMNRAMTTLSASVGQDVPTLGEVRDKIEARYARALGASELGSQSVEGRMLEVEQAQINTEADTRLDQIREQLGLAPASPPAGLESGSSGALGAGAAAEQTDDASAGAPGQKPEAPTPANPPGESSK from the coding sequence ATGGCCAATCTGATCACCCGGTGGGGCCGCTACTGGAGCGCCCGACTGAACAGCAGGTTCAACGAGAAGGCGGACCCCAAGATCCAGCTCGAGCAGGCGATCGGCGACGCCCAGCAGCAGCACCGCCGGCTGACGGAGCAGGCGGCCAACGTCATCGCCAATCAGAAGCAGACCGAGATGCGGCTCAACCGGTCGATGGAGGAGCTGGGCAAGATCAACAACTCGGCTCGTCAGGCGGTGCTGATGGCCGACGACGCCACCAAGAAGGGGGACACGGCCAGGGCGGGCGAGCTCACCCAGGCGGCCCAGGCCTTCGCCAACCGGCTCGTCGCGACCGAGCGGGAGGTCGACTCCCTGAAGACCCTGCACCTCCAGTCGGCCCAGGCGGCCGAGCAGGCCAAGCAGGCCGTGGTGCAGAACTCGGCGGCGCTCCAGACCAAGCTCACGGAGCGCCAGAAGCTCCTGTCACAGCTCGATCAAGCCAAGATGCAGGAGCAGATGAACCGGGCGATGACGACGCTGTCGGCATCGGTGGGCCAGGACGTCCCCACCCTCGGCGAGGTCCGGGACAAGATCGAGGCCCGGTACGCCAGGGCCCTGGGCGCATCCGAGCTCGGGTCCCAATCGGTGGAGGGTCGCATGCTCGAGGTCGAGCAGGCCCAGATCAACACCGAGGCCGACACGCGCCTGGACCAGATCCGCGAGCAGCTCGGCCTGGCCCCGGCCAGTCCGCCGGCCGGCCTCGAGAGCGGGAGCAGCGGAGCGCTGGGCGCCGGGGCCGCCGCCGAGCAGACCGACGATGCCAGCGCCGGCGCGCCGGGGCAGAAGCCGGAGGCCCCGACCCCGGCCAACCCTCCGGGTGAGAGCTCGAAGTAG
- the proB gene encoding glutamate 5-kinase — protein MGPRPGRRSRRDTAVIVVAKIGSSSVTDTGGRVDGTAVTKLCAEVADVRAAGHQVVVVSSGAIAAGRPALGIRDVRRSEARATDLATLQAISAVGQSRLMRVYDDLLATHGLVGGQVLLAPLDFVHRQQYLHARQTLTRLLELGVVPVVNENDAIADDEIRFGDNDRLAALTAHLVRADVLVLLTDAPGLLTADPRLDSEASLIQEVVEVDRELERMAGGAGSERGSGGMASKLAAAKIAVWSGIRVVIAAADRPAVLADAVTGRPGVGTVVRARDRRLPARKLWIAFAVDAAGTIMVDEGARRALTERGTSLLPAGVVAVKGSFEADDAVEVTTAAGEVFAKGLARMPSRRLTEWRGRRTDELPDDLPHEVVHRDDLVLLA, from the coding sequence ATGGGGCCCCGCCCGGGGCGGCGAAGCCGCCGGGACACAGCCGTGATCGTGGTAGCCAAGATCGGGTCGTCCTCGGTGACCGACACGGGAGGCCGGGTCGACGGGACCGCCGTCACCAAGCTGTGCGCCGAGGTCGCCGACGTCCGGGCGGCCGGCCACCAGGTCGTGGTGGTCAGCTCCGGCGCCATCGCCGCGGGCCGACCGGCCCTGGGCATCCGGGACGTTCGTCGGTCGGAAGCTCGGGCCACCGATCTGGCGACCCTCCAGGCCATCTCGGCGGTCGGCCAGAGCCGCCTCATGCGGGTCTACGACGACCTGCTGGCCACCCACGGGCTGGTCGGCGGTCAGGTGCTGCTGGCCCCACTGGATTTCGTGCACCGTCAGCAGTACCTCCACGCCCGTCAGACGCTCACCCGCCTGCTCGAGCTGGGCGTGGTCCCTGTGGTGAACGAGAACGACGCCATCGCGGATGACGAGATCCGCTTCGGGGACAACGACCGCCTGGCCGCGCTCACGGCCCACCTGGTGCGCGCCGATGTCCTCGTCCTGCTCACCGACGCTCCCGGTCTGCTGACAGCCGATCCTCGCCTCGACTCGGAAGCCTCGCTGATCCAGGAGGTGGTCGAGGTGGACAGGGAGCTGGAGCGCATGGCAGGGGGCGCGGGCAGCGAGCGGGGGAGCGGCGGGATGGCCTCGAAGCTGGCGGCGGCAAAGATCGCCGTGTGGTCCGGGATCCGGGTGGTCATCGCCGCCGCCGATCGGCCCGCCGTGCTCGCCGACGCGGTGACGGGCCGACCGGGCGTGGGAACCGTCGTCCGGGCTCGTGATCGTCGGCTCCCCGCCCGCAAGCTGTGGATCGCCTTCGCCGTGGACGCGGCCGGCACCATCATGGTCGACGAGGGAGCCCGCCGGGCCCTCACCGAGCGGGGCACCTCGTTGCTTCCCGCCGGCGTCGTGGCGGTGAAGGGGAGCTTCGAGGCCGACGACGCGGTGGAGGTCACCACCGCGGCCGGAGAGGTCTTCGCCAAGGGACTGGCCCGGATGCCGAGCCGCCGCCTCACCGAGTGGCGGGGACGGCGAACCGACGAGCTCCCCGACGACCTGCCTCACGAGGTCGTGCATCGCGACGACCTCGTGCTGCTGGCGTAG
- the obgE gene encoding GTPase ObgE — protein MSGFVDEAQLHVKGGNGGAGAVSFRREAHVSRGGPDGGNGGGGGNVWLAATTDVASLLAFRDHPHRRAADGTHGGGKKRHGRAGADTTVGVPEGTVVRTLAGDAVADLATVGERWLAARGGGGGRGNASFLSNRRRAPSFAEQGEVGEERWLDLELKLMADVALVGFPNAGKSTLISRISAARPKIADYPFTTLEPHLGVVRTGSSTDQTDLVVADIPGLVAGASAGRGLGHRFLRHVERARVLVVLLDLAPMDGVPAEEQERVLLEELGRYRPELVDRPRLVVGSKVDLLGPDAEGPSPDGQPGPPGQPQTRISAVTGAGLAPFLGQLADLVNKARAAHAPLQTIVVHRPEPEGVDVERADDGGFVVRGRPAERAVAVSDLTDVQALDHVQRRLHRLGVDRALARAGAREGDVVHVGGFTFTYEPDR, from the coding sequence ATGTCCGGGTTCGTCGACGAGGCCCAGCTTCACGTCAAGGGGGGTAACGGGGGAGCTGGCGCGGTCTCGTTCCGGCGAGAGGCCCACGTGAGCAGAGGCGGCCCCGACGGTGGCAACGGCGGTGGCGGCGGCAACGTGTGGCTGGCCGCGACCACCGATGTGGCATCCCTGCTGGCGTTCCGGGACCACCCTCATCGTCGTGCCGCCGACGGAACACACGGCGGGGGCAAGAAGCGCCACGGTCGCGCCGGGGCGGACACCACCGTAGGGGTTCCCGAGGGGACGGTGGTACGGACGCTCGCCGGCGACGCCGTGGCCGACCTGGCGACCGTCGGTGAGCGGTGGCTGGCGGCTCGGGGGGGAGGGGGCGGGCGCGGCAACGCCAGCTTCCTGTCCAACCGGCGGCGAGCCCCTTCGTTCGCGGAGCAGGGAGAGGTCGGCGAGGAGCGGTGGCTCGATCTCGAGCTCAAGCTCATGGCCGACGTCGCCCTGGTCGGCTTCCCGAACGCCGGCAAGAGCACACTCATCTCGCGCATCTCGGCCGCCCGGCCCAAGATCGCCGACTACCCCTTCACGACCCTCGAGCCCCACCTCGGTGTGGTGCGAACGGGCTCGTCGACCGATCAGACCGACCTGGTCGTCGCCGACATCCCGGGCCTCGTGGCGGGAGCGAGTGCGGGCAGGGGTCTCGGTCATCGCTTCCTCCGCCACGTCGAGCGGGCGCGCGTGCTGGTGGTGCTCCTCGACCTGGCGCCGATGGACGGCGTCCCGGCGGAGGAGCAGGAGCGCGTCCTCCTCGAGGAGCTCGGCCGCTACCGGCCCGAGCTGGTCGACCGGCCCCGACTGGTCGTGGGCTCCAAGGTCGACCTCCTGGGCCCCGACGCCGAGGGTCCATCTCCCGATGGACAGCCCGGCCCGCCCGGCCAGCCGCAGACGCGCATCTCGGCCGTGACCGGCGCCGGTCTGGCACCATTCCTCGGACAGCTGGCGGACCTGGTGAACAAAGCCCGCGCTGCCCACGCGCCGCTCCAGACCATTGTCGTGCACCGTCCGGAACCCGAAGGCGTCGACGTCGAGCGCGCCGACGACGGGGGCTTCGTCGTGCGGGGCCGCCCGGCCGAGCGGGCCGTGGCCGTGAGCGATCTCACCGACGTCCAGGCGCTCGACCACGTCCAGCGCCGTCTGCATCGACTCGGGGTCGACCGGGCGCTCGCCCGCGCCGGTGCCCGCGAAGGGGACGTGGTGCACGTGGGTGGCTTCACGTTCACGTACGAGCCGGACCGTTGA
- the rpmA gene encoding 50S ribosomal protein L27, giving the protein MSKTKGGGSTRNGRDSAAQRLGVKIFDGTLVKPGSIIVRQRGTRFHPGLNVGRGDDDTLFATARGTVKFGTRKGRKLVDILPDQG; this is encoded by the coding sequence ATGTCCAAGACCAAGGGTGGAGGCTCGACCAGGAACGGCCGGGACTCCGCGGCCCAGCGGCTCGGCGTGAAGATCTTCGACGGCACGCTGGTGAAGCCGGGGTCGATCATCGTCCGCCAGCGAGGGACCCGGTTCCATCCCGGTCTGAACGTCGGCCGGGGTGATGATGACACCTTGTTCGCGACCGCCCGAGGGACCGTGAAGTTCGGCACCCGGAAGGGCCGCAAGCTCGTCGACATCCTGCCCGACCAGGGCTAG
- the rplU gene encoding 50S ribosomal protein L21 — protein MYAVIATGGKQARVTEGERVLVERLGLDVGDEVSFTPVLVVDGETVLAGPDALAGASVEARVLGEEKGPKVNGFTYKPKTNNRRRWGHRQRYTTIEITGISGPSGATARRRA, from the coding sequence ATGTACGCAGTGATCGCCACAGGCGGCAAGCAGGCGCGCGTGACCGAGGGCGAGCGGGTCCTGGTCGAGCGCCTGGGGCTGGACGTGGGGGACGAGGTCTCCTTCACACCCGTCCTGGTGGTCGACGGCGAGACCGTGCTGGCCGGGCCCGACGCCCTGGCCGGCGCTTCGGTCGAGGCCCGGGTCCTCGGGGAGGAGAAGGGGCCCAAGGTGAACGGGTTCACCTACAAGCCCAAGACGAACAACCGACGGCGTTGGGGTCACCGCCAGCGTTACACCACGATCGAGATCACCGGCATCAGCGGGCCGTCGGGGGCGACGGCCAGGCGCCGGGCATAG
- a CDS encoding Rne/Rng family ribonuclease: MHVRPNATQVAVLEGRSLIEHYLSRPQDDETLIDGNIYLGRVQNVLPGMEAAFVDIGTPKNAVLYRGDVRYDPEDVLEGGKRADARIEQLLRPGQHILCQVTKNPIGTKGARLTQEVSLPGRFVVLVPNSDTYGISRRLDDDERKRLRRILDEVRPAGHGLIVRTAAEGSSAAELGRDVARLVAEWQGIEAQAKGMTVPSLLYREPDTAVRVIREEFNRQYRGVVIDDPDLYDEVRDYVASISPELTDRVELYDTEAEALPLFERHHIHEQLHKALDRKVWLPSGGSIIIERTEALTVIDVNTGKNVGTSNLEETVYRNNLEAAEEIARQLRLRDIGGIIVIDFIDMEVRANRAEVARVFREALARDKTRTQVSDVSDLGLVEMTRKRVSEGLVESFTQQCPTCNGRGIVFDESLL; encoded by the coding sequence GTGCACGTGCGGCCCAACGCCACCCAGGTGGCCGTGCTCGAGGGTCGCTCCCTCATCGAGCACTACCTGTCGCGGCCGCAGGACGACGAGACGCTGATCGACGGGAACATCTACCTCGGGCGCGTGCAGAACGTGCTACCGGGGATGGAGGCGGCTTTCGTCGACATCGGGACGCCCAAGAACGCAGTGCTGTACCGGGGTGACGTCCGCTACGACCCCGAGGACGTGCTGGAAGGCGGCAAGCGGGCTGACGCCCGGATCGAGCAGCTGCTCCGCCCCGGCCAGCACATCCTCTGTCAGGTCACCAAGAACCCGATCGGGACCAAGGGAGCGCGCCTCACCCAGGAGGTGTCGCTTCCCGGACGGTTCGTCGTGCTCGTTCCGAACAGCGATACGTACGGGATCTCGAGGCGGCTCGACGATGACGAGCGCAAACGCCTGCGGCGGATCCTCGACGAGGTGCGGCCCGCCGGCCACGGGCTGATCGTGCGCACGGCTGCCGAGGGATCCTCGGCCGCCGAGCTCGGTCGAGACGTGGCCCGGCTGGTGGCCGAGTGGCAGGGGATCGAGGCCCAGGCGAAGGGGATGACGGTTCCCTCACTGCTCTACCGCGAGCCCGACACCGCTGTACGGGTGATCCGCGAGGAGTTCAACCGCCAGTACCGCGGCGTGGTGATCGACGACCCCGATCTCTACGACGAGGTCCGGGACTACGTGGCCAGCATCAGCCCGGAGCTGACCGACCGGGTCGAGCTCTACGACACCGAGGCCGAGGCGCTGCCGCTCTTCGAGCGTCATCACATCCACGAGCAGCTCCACAAGGCCCTCGATCGCAAGGTGTGGCTCCCCTCGGGTGGCTCGATCATCATCGAGCGCACAGAAGCCCTGACCGTCATCGACGTCAACACGGGCAAGAACGTCGGCACCTCGAACCTGGAAGAGACCGTCTACCGCAACAACCTCGAGGCCGCCGAGGAGATCGCCCGCCAGCTGCGGCTGCGGGACATCGGGGGCATCATCGTCATCGACTTCATCGACATGGAGGTCCGGGCGAACCGGGCCGAGGTGGCACGGGTCTTCCGGGAAGCGCTCGCCCGTGACAAGACCCGGACCCAGGTCTCTGACGTCTCCGACCTCGGACTGGTGGAGATGACCCGCAAGCGGGTCTCTGAGGGGCTGGTCGAGTCGTTCACCCAGCAATGCCCCACGTGCAACGGGCGGGGGATCGTCTTCGACGAATCGCTGCTGTGA
- a CDS encoding TIGR03936 family radical SAM-associated protein, producing MRLRIRFAKTGKVRWTSHRDVARMWERALRRVRLPVAYTEGFSPRPRLSFGLALPTGHESVAEYLDVELAGQEGRPDDLATLPAALGEALPDGVDVVATAVLDGRVPSLQHDVTSCTWEVEVVGAGPARLAGLVEDALRASQLLVTRERKGRQVTDDLRPAIVSLGVLEGLQVGTLLDTELATHPRGVRPHELLQALGPGLELGRVRRTHQWIERDGARWEPLPPGATHAPHAWERAS from the coding sequence ATGAGGCTACGGATCCGCTTCGCCAAGACGGGGAAGGTCCGGTGGACGAGCCACCGTGACGTCGCCCGCATGTGGGAGCGGGCCCTGCGCCGGGTCCGGCTGCCCGTCGCCTACACCGAGGGGTTCTCACCCCGACCCCGGCTCAGCTTCGGGCTGGCCCTGCCCACCGGGCACGAGTCGGTCGCCGAGTACCTCGACGTCGAGCTGGCCGGCCAGGAGGGCCGACCCGATGACCTCGCCACCCTGCCGGCGGCGCTCGGCGAGGCGTTGCCCGACGGGGTCGACGTGGTGGCGACCGCCGTGCTCGACGGGCGGGTCCCGTCACTCCAGCACGATGTCACCTCCTGCACCTGGGAGGTCGAGGTCGTCGGGGCGGGTCCGGCACGCCTGGCCGGCCTGGTGGAGGACGCGCTGAGGGCCAGCCAGTTGCTCGTCACCCGGGAACGCAAGGGCCGCCAGGTCACCGATGACCTGCGACCGGCGATCGTCTCCCTCGGCGTGCTCGAGGGCCTGCAGGTGGGCACCCTGCTGGACACCGAGCTCGCCACTCACCCCCGCGGGGTCCGTCCGCACGAGCTTCTCCAGGCCCTCGGGCCTGGACTCGAGCTGGGCCGGGTCCGCAGGACTCACCAATGGATCGAGCGCGACGGCGCCCGGTGGGAGCCACTCCCACCCGGTGCGACGCACGCGCCGCACGCCTGGGAGCGTGCGTCATGA
- a CDS encoding TIGR03960 family B12-binding radical SAM protein: MTSLWPRIEPLLAKVGKPARYIGCEDGAQRPVHEAGITSWLLVYPDAYEIGLPNQGLQILYEILNERPDAVAERAYAPWVDMEALMRAGSVPLFSVDTHRPGGDFDLLAFNLSAELVYTNVLNCIDLAGVPVRAAERGPDDPLVAAGGHCAFNPEPLADFVDLFVIGDGEEVVSDITEVVREWKASGRTPGSRPQVLRALSKVPGVYVPSMYEVAYESGRLVAVTPRYPDVPERVEKRTISDLAAWPYPKRQLVPLTEVVHDRLNVEIFRGCTRGCRFCQAGMITRPVRERPAPQVRQMVSDGLARTGYDEVSLTSLSSADYSGIESVVGDVINDPMCSGQVSVSLPSLRVDAFTVGVATEIQKVRRTGLTFAPEGGTWRMRQVINKLIREEDLYGAMESTFSQGWQRVKLYFLIGLPTETDEDVLGIAELARNCVAIGRRHARNVTVTASVGGFVPKPQTPFQWFGQTSTAELQRRIRLLRDATRRDRGLNLRWHDPEATLVEGIASRGDRRLGPVIEDVWRRGGTFQEWSEHFRLPLWEEAMAAHGLSIDDYVHRHRHPDELLPWEHISAGLHRDFLWQDWEDALAEAGVEDCRWTPCYDCGACTGYGIEHVVASPVPPAGGSQGTGQDLTTGGAVPVTLLPGREAVSVGRGGPSETGRIRR; this comes from the coding sequence ATGACCTCACTCTGGCCTCGGATAGAGCCGCTCCTGGCCAAGGTGGGCAAGCCGGCTCGCTACATCGGCTGCGAGGACGGAGCCCAGCGACCGGTCCACGAGGCCGGCATCACGTCGTGGCTCCTCGTCTACCCCGACGCCTATGAGATCGGGCTGCCCAACCAGGGTCTGCAGATCCTCTACGAGATACTCAACGAGCGGCCTGATGCCGTGGCCGAACGCGCCTACGCCCCCTGGGTCGACATGGAGGCCCTCATGCGGGCGGGCTCGGTCCCCCTGTTCTCGGTCGACACCCACCGCCCCGGTGGCGACTTCGATCTGCTCGCCTTCAACCTGTCCGCCGAGCTCGTCTACACCAACGTGCTCAACTGCATCGACCTGGCGGGGGTCCCGGTGCGAGCCGCGGAGCGCGGCCCCGACGACCCGCTCGTGGCGGCCGGCGGACACTGCGCCTTCAATCCGGAGCCCTTGGCGGACTTCGTCGACCTGTTCGTGATCGGTGACGGCGAGGAGGTCGTCAGCGACATCACCGAGGTCGTGCGGGAGTGGAAGGCCAGCGGCCGAACACCCGGTTCCCGCCCGCAGGTGTTGCGAGCCCTGTCCAAGGTGCCCGGCGTGTACGTGCCGTCGATGTACGAGGTCGCCTACGAGAGCGGGCGGTTGGTGGCGGTGACCCCGCGGTACCCCGATGTGCCCGAGCGGGTGGAGAAGCGGACGATCTCCGACCTGGCGGCCTGGCCCTATCCCAAGCGGCAGCTGGTCCCGCTCACCGAGGTGGTCCACGACCGTCTCAACGTCGAGATCTTCCGCGGCTGCACGCGAGGGTGCCGGTTCTGCCAGGCGGGGATGATCACCCGACCGGTCCGCGAACGGCCCGCACCGCAGGTGCGGCAGATGGTGAGTGACGGGCTCGCCCGCACCGGCTACGACGAGGTCAGCCTCACCTCGCTGTCGAGCGCGGACTACTCCGGCATCGAATCGGTCGTCGGTGACGTGATCAACGATCCCATGTGCTCGGGCCAAGTCTCGGTGAGCCTGCCCAGCCTGCGTGTCGATGCGTTCACGGTTGGTGTCGCGACCGAGATCCAGAAGGTCCGCCGCACCGGCCTCACCTTCGCACCCGAAGGTGGGACCTGGCGCATGCGCCAGGTGATCAACAAGCTCATCCGCGAGGAAGACCTCTACGGAGCGATGGAGTCCACCTTCTCGCAGGGCTGGCAGCGGGTGAAGCTGTACTTCCTCATCGGACTGCCCACCGAGACCGACGAGGACGTGCTCGGGATCGCCGAGCTGGCCCGCAACTGCGTCGCCATCGGCCGTCGTCACGCCCGAAACGTGACCGTCACCGCGTCGGTTGGTGGCTTCGTGCCCAAGCCGCAGACGCCGTTCCAATGGTTCGGCCAGACGAGCACGGCCGAGCTGCAGCGCCGGATCCGGCTGTTGCGCGACGCCACCCGGCGTGACCGTGGGCTGAACCTGCGATGGCACGATCCCGAGGCGACCCTCGTCGAGGGCATCGCCAGCAGGGGCGATCGGCGCCTCGGGCCGGTGATCGAGGACGTGTGGCGCCGGGGTGGGACGTTCCAGGAGTGGTCCGAGCACTTTCGCCTGCCGCTGTGGGAGGAGGCGATGGCGGCCCACGGGCTGTCCATCGACGACTACGTGCATCGTCATCGCCATCCCGACGAGCTCCTGCCATGGGAGCACATCTCCGCCGGGCTGCATCGCGACTTCCTTTGGCAGGACTGGGAAGACGCTCTGGCAGAAGCTGGCGTCGAGGACTGTCGGTGGACGCCCTGTTACGACTGCGGTGCCTGCACCGGCTACGGCATCGAGCACGTGGTGGCCTCGCCCGTGCCCCCCGCCGGCGGGAGCCAGGGGACCGGCCAGGATCTCACCACCGGCGGTGCGGTCCCGGTCACCCTCCTGCCGGGCCGGGAGGCCGTCTCGGTCGGCCGGGGCGGCCCGAGCGAGACGGGGAGGATCCGGCGATGA